From the Patagioenas fasciata isolate bPatFas1 chromosome Z, bPatFas1.hap1, whole genome shotgun sequence genome, one window contains:
- the LOC136115447 gene encoding ras-related protein Rab-27B, which produces MTDGDYDYLIKLLALGDSGVGKTTFLYRYTDNKFNPKFITTVGIDFREKRVVYNRQGPNGSPGKAFKVHLQLWDTAGQERFRSLTTAFFRDAMGFLLMFDLTSQQSFLNVRNWMSQLQANAYCENPDIVLIGNKADLSDQREVNERQAKDLADKYGIPYFETSAATGQHVEKAVATLLDLIMKRMEQCVDKPPGADAANGAGSAKLDPAKAEEKRCAC; this is translated from the exons ATGACTGATGGAGACTACGATTACCTGATCAAACTCCTGGCCCTCGGGGACTCTGGGGTTGGGAAAACAACGTTCCTGTACCGATACACCGATAACAAGTTTAATCCCAAATTCATCACGACGGTAGGGATAGACTTCCGGGAAAAACGAGTG GTCTACAACCGCCAGGGACCGAATGGATCTCCAGGAAAGGCCTTCAAGGTCCATCTCCAGCTCTGGGACACGGCCGGCCAGGAAAG GTTCCGAAGCCTCACCACCGCGTTCTTCAGAGACGCCATGGGCTTCTTACTCATGTTCGACCTCACCAGCCAGCAGAGCTTCTTAAATGTCAGGAACTGGATGA GTCAGCTGCAAGCCAACGCATATTGTGAGAATCCAGATATCGTCTTAATTGGCAATAAAGCTGATTTATCAGACCAAAGGGAGGTAAACGAGAGGCAAGCGAAGGACCTGGCAGACAAATACGG CATCCCGTACTTCGAGACGAGCGCCGCCACCGGGCAGCACGTGGAGAAGGCCGTGGCCACGCTGCTGGACTTGATCATGAAGCGCATGGAGCAGTGCGTGGACAAACCGCCCGGCGCCGACGCCGCCAACGGCGCCGGCTCCGCCAAGCTGGATCCGGCCAAAGCGGAGGAGAAGAGATGCGCCTGCTGA